Genomic segment of Mixophyes fleayi isolate aMixFle1 chromosome 4 unlocalized genomic scaffold, aMixFle1.hap1 SUPER_4_unloc_4, whole genome shotgun sequence:
AACTATGCGGAGCGTGTGGGAGCTGGCGCCCCGGTGTATCTGGCAGCGGTGCTGGAGTACCTGACTGCTGAGATTCTGGAGCTGGCTGGGAATGCCgcccgtgataacaagaagacccgCATCATCCCCCGTCACCTACAGCTGGCTGTGCGCAACGATGAAGAGCTCAACAAGCTACTCGGTGGGGTGACTATCGCCCAAGGAGGagtcctgcccaacatccaggccgtCCTACTGCCCAAGAAAACCGAGAGCCATAAACCAACCAAGAGCAAGTAATTTCCTGCTGGATAATTGTccccacaacacaaaggctcttttcagagccacccaccccGTCCCTAAAGAGCTGATCCACGACTATAACATCCCGCTTTAGCTGTGTGTTAACTCGAGTTAGACGAGGTTACATTGTAATGCTCGTTAGATAACGGACACAGTTGAACTAAACTCCCCCATCCAGATTGGCGGTGTCGTCTATTAAACAAAAGTGAACCATATATGGCACTGTCACGGTGCACTGACGTTACGTTTAAACAAGCTGCAGACACTTTATAATAAGACGGCAGGAGTCAGTATATACGGCTATAATCTCTTTTCTCGCACCACCGCCGGAAAGAAACAGCTACTCTAGAGCTCAGCTTCATAGCGCACACATCCACCCCCATAGAGTAACAGAAAAGTGTGTGTGGAGGggaatatatactatatagctcTGTCGAGACCgagtgggtggctctgaaaagagcctttgtgtgatTGACAGGAGTGCGGCTCCAAGTTACTTCTTCTTAGGAGCAGCCTTCTTCggcttagctgcctttttagccgggctcttggctactttgggcttagctgcctttttagccGGACTCTTAGCCactttgggcttagctgcctttttagccgggctcttggccgCCTTCTTGGGTTTCACAGCAGGTTTCGGCTTCTTAGGGCTTTTTACTGCTTTCTTGGCTGCTGCCGGTTTCTTGGCCTTTTTCGGGCTCTTGGCTGCGCTGGGAGACTTCTTCGGGGACTTGGGCACTTTCTTGGCTGCCGCTTTCTTGGGTTTAACCACCGCCACCTTCTTCTTAGCTGCCTTATCCttgctctccagctgcttcttGTTCAGCTTGAAGGAACCGGAGGCGCCGCTGCCTTTCACCTGGATCAGGGTCTCTTTCGTCACCAAGCTCTTGAGCGCCACTTTCAGGCGGCTGTTATTCTTCTCCACATCGTAACCTCCAGCAGCGAGGGTCTTCTTCAGGGCGGCCAGGGAAACACCGCTGCGCTCCTTGGATGCGGACACGCATTTAACAATCTGCTCAGACACGCTTGGACCGGACGTTTTGTTGCCCTTCTTGGAGCTTCCTGCAGCTGCTTTCTTCGGCTGACGCTTTCCCTTGACGGGGGCCTCTGCTGGAGCAGCGGGCGCTGCGGCGGGAGCTGTCTCTGACATTTTCCGTGCACCAAATAGAAACAaaacttttacatgcagataatcATCAACTGAGTTGTTATATAGAGCCCAGGAATGCGAAGCCATTGGCTGTGGTGAAGAGCCAATCATGTGCGCAGATTCCGGGGGTATTGTTACCACGCCCATTATCCTCATGGACGCCGTTCTAGAATGTCGGCTCCCGCTTTGTGTTTCTATGGCTGAAAGAAATGAGTTTAATATGAAGTGTAATAATACCGGCTCGTTGTCCTTTATTTCATCAGCACATTGTGACGCCCTTTCgtcgtgtgtagactttttatattgagGAACCCCGGGCAAATACACTGAAAATACACCCAACACCCCCATCTCCCTAAATCTCCTCTCTGTATCTTAACTTATGATCAAATACGTGGATGCGCCCAAAGAAAGCTCCCGGATCCCCCAGTGACTGAGCAGAGTAAACCTTCCTACTTctccttttatgtcatgtttcacTTCTCACGTCTTATTTCTACCTTTTTAAACCTTCAGACTCGTGTGAGACTGTCACGTTACACAGATGTTCCATACTGACAGGCATACAGTCATGCATCACAATCGTCAGCTCTGTATATGTCCAGTAATCACTATTCCCGATTTAACATTTGCGACAGTCTCCTACCAGACAACACTGAAAGGATGGTCACACGGCAGTTTGAACACGGAGCATGCAGAATGCAGCCACCGCCGCTGAATAAATGGTCACACACTGGTACAGAAAGTGAGTGAAAGTGCAAGCAGAGCTTTATTCCCAGCCTGAGAGCTCAGAAAACAGAAACATATACTGAGTTAACCGAACACATCTACGTTCTGCGTTCTAACAACAAAAGGTCGCCCTGATTGACATTACAGGACCAAAATATAATTGTACTACAACGGCCTGAAAACTGGCAGTGTTGGTATGACTCAGGAACCTGTTGCTTGGTGCTCCTCCCCTATTTCCCTCAAGTTCCCAATCAGGTCCGCCTCTCCTGTATAAAAGGACAGCTTGTCTAGCGTGTAACTTAGTTCGTTTGTTGTAGACGGAAAGAAGATTACCTTTGAACATGTCTGGCAGAGGGAAAGGCGGTAAAGGACTCGGAAAAGGAGGCGCCAAGAGGCACAGGAAAGTCTTGCGGGATAATATCCAG
This window contains:
- the LOC142111721 gene encoding histone H2A type 1-like: MSGRGKQGGKTRAKAKTRSSRAGLQFPVGRVHRLLRKGNYAERVGAGAPVYLAAVLEYLTAEILELAGNAARDNKKTRIIPRHLQLAVRNDEELNKLLGGVTIAQGGVLPNIQAVLLPKKTESHKPTKSK
- the LOC142111694 gene encoding histone H1.01-like isoform X2, with product MSETAPAAAPAAPAEAPVKGKRQPKKAAAGSSKKGNKTSGPSVSEQIVKCVSASKERSGVSLAALKKTLAAGGYDVEKNNSRLKVALKSLVTKETLIQVKGSGASGSFKLNKKQLESKDKAAKKKVAVVKPKKAAAKKVPKSPKKSPSAAKSPKKAKKPAAAKKAVKSPKKPKPAVKPKKAAKSPAKKAAKPKAAKPKKAAPKKK
- the LOC142111694 gene encoding histone H1.01-like isoform X1, whose protein sequence is MSETAPAAAPAAPAEAPVKGKRQPKKAAAGSSKKGNKTSGPSVSEQIVKCVSASKERSGVSLAALKKTLAAGGYDVEKNNSRLKVALKSLVTKETLIQVKGSGASGSFKLNKKQLESKDKAAKKKVAVVKPKKAAAKKVPKSPKKSPSAAKSPKKAKKPAAAKKAVKSPKKPKPAVKPKKAAKSPAKKAAKPKVAKSPAKKAAKPKVAKSPAKKAAKPKKAAPKKK